The Thermothielavioides terrestris NRRL 8126 chromosome 2, complete sequence genome includes a region encoding these proteins:
- a CDS encoding glycoside hydrolase family 43 protein (CAZy_ID 269657), which produces MTTATTTPPCSSSSSSSSASSVASSPSATFTNPVIYADFADNDVFLGPDNVFYYLASNMHYSPGGPILKSYDLVNWELIGHAIPSIGDFGPAYSMTNNTTAYREGTWASTLRYRKSNDQWYWIGCVDFWITYIYTAPSPTGPWVKSASMPGTCYYDCGLLIDDDDTMYVVYGNTNVSVAQLSTDGLSQVKTAPVFNAADTNRSVIEGNRMYKINGTYYVLDDDTQGTTIIWKSSSPFGPYTPKILVNNINSPVPNGAPIDQGSLVQTQDGNWYFMSFVWAYPAGRMPILAPIVWGADGFPSLVTDSAGGWGASYPYPLTPHPLASWTGRDTFQGTTLSPNWEWNHAPDTTKYTVNNGLRLSTATVTTDLFHARNTLTLRPFGPSPVGTVALDISSMADGDIAGLAALRDGTSWIGVQRSGPGASYTLQMRLNATQDASANWATASTGTVAATAAVPEGTSKLWLRVAMDARATGSKQAVFYYSFDGVVFTQLGPSYTMTSGWEFFLGYRYGVLNFATKALGGSVVVEEFVSA; this is translated from the coding sequence ATGACAACGGCCACGACCACTCCACCGtgttcgtcgtcgtcatcctcctcctctgcgTCCTCTGtcgcctcgtcgccctcggcaacCTTCACCAACCCCGTCATCTACGCTGACTTCGCCGACAACGATGTCTTCCTCGGCCCCGACAACGTGTTCTACTACCTCGCCTCTAACATGCACTACAGCCCCGGCGGACCCATCCTCAAGTCGTACGACCTCGTCAACTGGGAGCTCATCGGACATGCCATCCCTTCGATCGGCGACTTCGGCCCCGCCTACAGCATGACCAACAACACGACGGCGTACCGCGAGGGCACATGGGCATCGACGCTGCGGTACCGGAAGAGCAACGACCAATGGTACTGGATAGGCTGCGTTGACTTCTGGATCACGTACATTTACACAGCGCCCAGTCCGACAGGCCCTTGGGTTAAGAGCGCCAGCATGCCGGGCACGTGCTACTACGACTGCGGCCTGCTGattgacgacgacgacaccaTGTACGTTGTGTACGGCAACACCAACGTCAGCGTTGCGCAGCTGAGCACCGACGGGCTGAGCCAGGTGAAGACGGCGCCCGTGTTCAACGCGGCCGACACCAATCGCAGCGTAATCGAGGGCAACCGCATGTACAAAATCAACGGCACCTACTACgtgctcgacgacgacacgcAGGGCACGACCATCATCTGGAAGTCGTCGAGCCCCTTTGGCCCCTACACCCCCAAGATCCTGGTCAACAACATCAACTCGCCCGTGCCCAACGGCGCCCCGATCGACCAGGGCTCGCTCGTGCAGACCCAAGACGGCAACTGGTACTTCATGTCCTTCGTCTGGGCCTACCCAGCGGGCCGCATGCCCATCTTGGCGCCCATTGTGTGGGGAGCCGACGGCTTCCCGTCCCTCGTGACcgacagcgccggcggctggggcgccTCGTACCCCTACCCTCTCACGCCGCACCCGCTCGCCAGCTGGACCGGCAGGGACACCTTCCAGGGCACCACGCTCAGCCCCAACTGGGAATGGAACCACGCGCCGGACACGACCAAGTACACGGTCAACAACGGCCTGCGCCTCTCGACGGCAACCGTCACGACGGACCTCTTCCACGCGCGCAACACGCTCACCCTGCGGCCCTTCGGCCCCTCCCCCGTCGGCACCGTCGCCCTGGACATCAGCTCCATGGCGGACGGCGAcatcgccggcctggccgccctgcgcgacgGCACGTCCTGGATCGGCGTGCAGCGCAGCGGGCCGGGAGCAAGCTACACGCTGCAGATGCGGCTCAACGCGACGCAGGACGCCAGCGCCAACTGGGCGACCGCCAGCACGGGCACGGtggcggccacggccgccgtgCCGGAGGGGACGAGCAAGTTGTGGTTGCGGGTGGCGATGGATGCGCGCGCGACGGGGAGCAAGCAGGCTGTGTTTTACTATAGCTTTGACGGGGTGGTATTTACGCAGCTCGGTCCGAGCTATACGATGACGAGCGGGTGGGAGTTCTTTCTGGGGTATCGCTACGGCGTGCTTAACTTCGCGACGAAAGCGCTCGGGGGGTCGGTCGTGGTTGAAGAGTTTGTGAGTGCGTAG
- a CDS encoding carbohydrate esterase family 2 protein (CAZy_ID 269869) yields the protein MKPSVVAGLFASGAAAQSGAWGQCGGIGYTGPTSCVSGYRCVYVNDWYSQCQPGAATTTTSPPASSTSTPPTSTGTAGVRYVGRVNPSTKELSWPGTGISFTFTGTSATIGIASVSGTNSVDLVVDDGDPIVITSFGSSITTPAGLSQGTHTVTLRKRSEALYGSIFLGSVTTDGAFVAGTVPTRQIEIIGDSITVGYGLDGTNPCTNNATVEDNPKTYGALAAAALGADYNVIAWSGKGVVRNVATGSPDTSPLMPELYTRYGANDPDNSYPYPPTWSPDAVVINLGTNDFSYIAWDASGNAYAARPPLNATTYTDGMVAFAQSIRAHYPAAHVFLVGSPMLSDSYPTAADAQKTTQTNALKSAVAQLGANAHFVDWPTQGSDVGCDYHPNAATHAAEAAVLADAIRSALGW from the coding sequence ATGAAGCCGTCTGTCGTCGCCGGGCTCTTTGCATCGGGTGCTGCCGCTCAGAGCGGTGCCTGGGGGCAGTGCGGCGGCATTGGCTATACCGGTCCCACCAGCTGCGTGTCTGGGTATAGGTGTGTCTACGTGAATGACTGGTACAGCCAGTGCCAGCCCGGCGCtgccacaaccaccacctcgccgccTGCCTCGAGCACGTCCACCCCGCCCACCTCGACGGGCACTGCTGGCGTTCGCTATGTTGGCCGCGTCAACCCGAGCACCAAGGAGCTGAGCTGGCCAGGCACCGGCATCTCATTCACCTTCACGGGAACCTCCGCCACCATCGGCATCGCCTCCGTCAGCGGCACCAACAGCGtggacctcgtcgtcgacgacggcgacccCATCGTCATCACCAGCTTCGGCTCCAGCATTACCACGCCCGCCGGTCTCTCCCAGGGCACGCACACCGTCACCCTCCGCAAGCGGTCCGAGGCCCTCTACGGCTCCATCTTCCTCGGCTCTGTCACGACCGACGGCGCCTTCGTGGCCGGCACCGTCCCCACCCGCCAGATCGAAATCATCGGCGACTCCATCACCGTTGGCTacggcctcgacggcacCAACCCGTGCACCAACAACGCGACCGTCGAGGACAACCCCAAAACCTacggcgccctggccgccgccgcgctcggcgcagACTACAACGTGATCGCGTGGAGCGGCAAGGGCGTAGTGCGCAACGTCGCGACCGGCAGCCCAGACACCAGCCCGCTGATGCCAGAGCTCTACACCCGCTACGGCGCCAACGACCCCGACAACAGCTACCCCTACCCGCCCACCTGGTCCCCGGACGCGGTGGTCATCAACCTCGGCACCAACGACTTCAGCTACATCGCGTGGGACGCATCGGGCAACGCGTacgccgcgcgcccgccgctgaACGCGACGACGTACACCGACGGCATGGTGGCCTTCGCGCAGAGCATCCGGGCGCACTACCCGGCCGCGCACGTCTTCCTGGTCGGCTCGCCCATGCTGAGCGACTCGTACCCGACCGCGGCGGACGCGCAGAAGACCACGCAGACGAATGCGCTGAAGAGCGCTGttgcgcagctcggcgcgaACGCGCACTTTGTCGACTGGCCGACCCAGGGCAGCGATGTGGGCTGCGATTATCATCCCAATGCGGCCACGCATGCGGCTGAGGCTGCGGTGCTCGCGGATGCGATCAGGTCTGCGCTGGGATGGTGA